Proteins encoded by one window of uncultured Bacteroides sp.:
- a CDS encoding LytTR family DNA-binding domain-containing protein, with the protein MNAMYSFQTIKKTVVNASLWGGFAIIHILVMMPLIPITFGLLVVDGLVFSFLLFFIRLTYKILIKSKNSSLIISPQTIFNYISLGVFTIILWLGSGLSFFYIIFTHNNFSLLIPTIPVRALIGLLLYTSAAIYDYYISHKETEEEEIETAYESKKTSSAIISPEKKPFADDEMLERIAVKSGQKIQVILVPDIYYLQSDGDYVFIFTEKGKYIKEQTMKFFEEHLPTAKFIRIHRSCIVNVEMISRIELYKKQQQMLTLKNGHQIKTSVNGYKNLKSVLQL; encoded by the coding sequence ATGAATGCAATGTATTCTTTCCAAACAATAAAAAAAACGGTTGTAAATGCTTCCCTATGGGGAGGCTTTGCTATTATCCATATTTTAGTTATGATGCCGCTTATTCCAATTACTTTTGGATTATTAGTTGTTGATGGATTAGTCTTCTCTTTTTTACTATTCTTTATTAGATTGACATATAAAATACTAATCAAAAGCAAAAATTCCTCTCTAATCATTTCTCCACAAACAATATTTAATTATATCAGCTTAGGAGTATTTACTATTATCTTATGGCTAGGAAGCGGGTTATCTTTTTTTTATATTATTTTCACCCATAATAATTTTAGTTTATTAATTCCCACTATACCAGTAAGAGCTCTGATTGGACTATTACTATACACTAGTGCAGCTATATACGATTACTATATATCACACAAAGAAACAGAAGAAGAGGAAATAGAAACAGCCTATGAAAGTAAAAAAACGTCCAGTGCCATTATTTCTCCGGAAAAGAAGCCATTCGCTGATGATGAAATGCTAGAACGTATAGCAGTAAAATCAGGCCAAAAAATTCAGGTTATATTAGTGCCTGATATATATTATTTGCAATCCGATGGAGATTATGTTTTCATCTTTACTGAAAAAGGGAAATATATAAAAGAACAAACAATGAAATTCTTTGAGGAACATTTACCCACAGCAAAGTTCATACGTATTCATCGTTCATGTATAGTAAACGTAGAAATGATATCACGAATAGAATTATATAAGAAACAACAACAAATGCTCACTCTGAAAAATGGGCATCAAATAAAGACCAGCGTAAATGGATACAAGAATCTGAAGTCTGTACTACAGTTATAA
- a CDS encoding YggS family pyridoxal phosphate-dependent enzyme gives MSIKSNLLDILSQLPEGVKLIAVSKYHPNEAIIEAYEAGQRIFGENKVQEMTEKYETLPKDIQWHFIGHLQTNKIKYIAPYVSMIHGIDSYKLLCEVNKQAEKAGRVIPCLLQIHIAQEETKFGFSFDECREMLASEKWKKLAHISIQGLMGMATYTDSLKQIETEFCSLSSFFTEIKQEYFAQKQDFKELSMGMSHDYALAIAKGSTLVRVGSKIFGERVY, from the coding sequence ATGAGTATTAAAAGCAATTTACTGGATATCCTATCTCAGCTCCCCGAAGGAGTTAAGCTGATAGCTGTTTCTAAATACCACCCAAACGAAGCAATTATTGAAGCTTACGAGGCTGGACAAAGGATATTCGGAGAAAATAAAGTGCAGGAAATGACAGAGAAATATGAAACTCTGCCAAAAGATATTCAATGGCATTTTATTGGCCATTTACAAACTAATAAAATAAAATACATTGCCCCCTATGTATCAATGATTCATGGGATAGACAGTTATAAATTACTTTGTGAAGTTAATAAGCAGGCAGAAAAGGCAGGGAGAGTAATTCCCTGCCTGCTTCAAATTCATATTGCACAGGAAGAGACTAAATTTGGTTTCAGTTTTGATGAATGCAGAGAAATGTTAGCTAGCGAAAAGTGGAAGAAACTAGCCCATATTTCAATTCAAGGATTAATGGGTATGGCAACATATACAGATTCATTAAAACAAATTGAGACTGAGTTTTGTTCTTTAAGTAGCTTCTTTACCGAAATAAAGCAAGAATACTTTGCCCAAAAGCAGGATTTTAAAGAATTATCCATGGGAATGTCTCATGATTATGCTCTGGCAATTGCCAAAGGTAGTACTCTTGTCCGTGTGGGAAGTAAAATTTTCGGAGAAAGGGTTTACTAA
- a CDS encoding cupin domain-containing protein gives MDELFKKGTILDFEKLIDYSAGGVISKQVLKNEAGNVTLFSFDKGQGLSEHTAPFDAMVQVLDGEAIITIGGNPLHLKQGETVIMPANVTHALFATEQFKMLLTMIKGV, from the coding sequence ATGGATGAATTATTTAAGAAAGGAACAATCCTTGATTTCGAAAAATTAATTGACTATTCTGCTGGTGGAGTAATCAGTAAACAAGTATTGAAGAATGAAGCAGGAAATGTAACCTTATTCTCTTTTGATAAAGGACAAGGCTTGAGTGAACACACAGCACCTTTTGATGCAATGGTACAAGTTCTTGATGGAGAAGCAATTATTACTATTGGAGGTAACCCTTTACATCTGAAGCAAGGTGAAACAGTTATTATGCCGGCCAATGTAACTCATGCTTTATTTGCAACCGAACAATTCAAAATGTTGTTGACAATGATAAAGGGTGTTTAG
- a CDS encoding AMP-binding protein, producing MEQSFIAYIENSIKKNWDLDALTDYNGATLQYKDVARKIEKLHIILQESGIKKGDKIAICGRNSSFWGVTFLSVLTYGAIAVPILHEFKADNVHSIVNHSEAKLLFVGDVVWENLNESAMPLLEGIVLMTDFSVPVSRSERLTHAREHLNEMFGQKYPKNFRQEHVSYYKDKPEELAIINYTSGTTSYSKGVMLPYRSLWSNTCFAHEVLPLKPGDKVVSMLPMAHMYGLAFEFLYEFSVGCQIYFLTRMPSPKVIFQAFADVKPNLVVAVPLIIEKIIKKSILPKLETPAMKILMKVPIINDKIKASVREQMIKAFGGNFAEIVVGGAAFNKEIEQFLKMIEFPYTVGYGMTECGPIICYEDWSRFKMGSCGKATPRMEVKVLSTDPQNIVGEIVCRGANVMLGYYKNEEATAQVIDKDGWLHTGDLGVIDSDGNLIIKGRSKNMLLGPSGQNIYPEEIEDMLNNLPYVSESIIVQQGEKLVGLVYPDFDDAFAHGLTNKDIERVMEENRVELNSMLPAYSQIAKIKIYPEEFEKTPKKSIKRFLYQEAKG from the coding sequence ATGGAACAAAGTTTTATAGCGTACATTGAAAATAGCATTAAAAAAAATTGGGACTTAGATGCCCTTACTGACTATAATGGAGCCACACTCCAGTATAAAGATGTAGCCAGAAAAATTGAGAAGTTACATATCATCTTACAAGAAAGTGGAATTAAAAAGGGTGATAAGATTGCAATTTGCGGAAGAAACAGCTCATTCTGGGGCGTTACTTTCCTTTCCGTATTAACTTACGGAGCAATAGCAGTTCCTATTCTTCACGAGTTTAAGGCAGACAATGTACACAGCATTGTGAACCATTCTGAAGCCAAACTTCTTTTTGTAGGAGATGTGGTTTGGGAAAATTTGAATGAATCGGCAATGCCATTACTTGAAGGTATTGTGCTGATGACAGATTTCTCGGTTCCCGTGTCTCGTTCTGAAAGACTAACCCATGCCCGCGAGCATTTAAATGAGATGTTCGGACAAAAATATCCAAAAAATTTCCGTCAGGAACACGTTTCTTATTATAAAGATAAGCCGGAAGAACTGGCCATTATCAATTACACATCGGGAACCACCAGCTATTCAAAGGGAGTAATGCTGCCCTACCGCAGCTTATGGTCAAATACTTGCTTTGCTCACGAAGTATTGCCACTGAAACCTGGAGACAAAGTTGTTTCCATGCTTCCAATGGCTCACATGTACGGGTTGGCATTTGAATTTCTTTACGAGTTCTCCGTAGGTTGTCAAATTTACTTCTTAACCCGGATGCCAAGTCCAAAGGTTATATTCCAGGCATTTGCCGATGTAAAACCAAATCTTGTGGTAGCCGTTCCTCTTATCATTGAGAAGATTATTAAAAAGAGCATTCTGCCCAAGCTGGAAACTCCGGCTATGAAAATTCTGATGAAGGTTCCTATCATTAATGATAAGATAAAAGCTTCTGTTCGCGAGCAGATGATTAAAGCCTTTGGCGGTAATTTTGCAGAAATAGTTGTAGGTGGTGCTGCTTTTAACAAAGAGATAGAACAGTTCCTAAAGATGATAGAATTCCCCTACACCGTAGGTTACGGAATGACGGAATGCGGCCCGATTATCTGTTACGAAGACTGGAGTCGCTTCAAAATGGGATCGTGTGGCAAGGCCACTCCTCGTATGGAAGTAAAAGTTCTTTCTACCGATCCTCAAAATATAGTGGGAGAAATTGTGTGTCGCGGAGCCAATGTAATGCTGGGATATTACAAAAATGAAGAGGCAACCGCGCAGGTTATCGATAAAGACGGATGGCTTCATACCGGCGACTTAGGAGTTATCGACTCAGATGGAAATCTAATCATCAAAGGACGTAGTAAGAATATGCTTCTTGGCCCATCCGGACAAAATATTTATCCGGAAGAAATAGAAGATATGTTGAATAATCTTCCTTATGTATCCGAATCTATTATTGTTCAACAAGGCGAAAAGCTGGTGGGACTGGTTTATCCTGATTTTGATGACGCATTTGCTCACGGTCTTACAAATAAAGATATAGAAAGAGTAATGGAAGAAAACCGAGTGGAACTAAATTCTATGCTTCCGGCATACAGCCAGATTGCAAAAATTAAAATCTATCCGGAAGAATTTGAAAAAACTCCAAAGAAAAGTATTAAGAGATTCCTATATCAGGAAGCTAAAGGATAA
- a CDS encoding nucleoside permease yields MSVKHRLIIMNFLQFFVWGAWLISLGGYMGGSLHFEGGQIGAIFATMGIASLIMPGLIGILADKWVNAERLLGICHLLGAACLFYASTVTSYDQMYWAMLLNLLVYMPTLSLTNTVSYNALENNKFDIVKDFPPIRVWGTIGFICAMWAVDLTGFKHSYAQLCVGSAAAFILGLYSFSLPKCPPTKSESKTLLSSFGLDALVLFKKKTMAVFFLFSMLLGAALQITNSYGDLFLSSFKSIPEYANSFGVTHSVILLSISQMSETLFILAIPFFLRRFGIKQVMLISMTAWVLRFGLFGIGNPGSGLPLLILSMIVYGMAFDFFNISGSLFVEMETTPQIRASAQGLFFMMTNGLGAIMGGYASGAVVDRFTQHAIVNGQLQIIGREWSSIWFIFSAYALIIGVLFSVVFKYKNGHKMVKH; encoded by the coding sequence ATGAGCGTTAAACATCGTTTGATTATTATGAACTTCCTGCAATTCTTTGTGTGGGGAGCCTGGCTGATTTCTTTGGGAGGATACATGGGTGGAAGTCTGCACTTTGAAGGTGGACAAATTGGAGCAATATTTGCTACTATGGGGATTGCTTCTTTAATAATGCCCGGATTAATAGGTATACTTGCCGATAAGTGGGTTAACGCAGAACGTTTATTAGGTATTTGCCATTTATTGGGAGCTGCTTGCTTGTTTTATGCATCTACGGTAACAAGTTATGACCAGATGTATTGGGCAATGCTTCTTAACTTATTGGTGTATATGCCTACGCTTTCACTCACCAATACAGTATCCTATAATGCATTGGAGAATAATAAATTTGATATAGTAAAAGATTTTCCGCCTATCAGAGTATGGGGAACTATTGGCTTTATTTGTGCTATGTGGGCGGTTGATCTTACCGGATTTAAACATTCATACGCACAACTTTGTGTTGGCTCCGCAGCTGCATTTATTTTAGGACTTTATTCTTTCAGCTTACCTAAATGCCCGCCAACAAAAAGTGAAAGCAAAACATTACTTTCTTCATTCGGGCTTGATGCATTGGTCCTTTTTAAGAAAAAGACGATGGCTGTTTTCTTTTTATTCTCTATGCTATTGGGTGCCGCTCTTCAAATAACAAATTCTTATGGAGATCTTTTTCTGAGTAGTTTTAAAAGTATTCCCGAATATGCTAACTCTTTTGGAGTAACACACTCGGTTATTCTTCTTTCTATCTCACAAATGTCTGAAACTCTTTTCATCCTTGCTATTCCTTTTTTCTTGCGTCGTTTTGGTATAAAGCAAGTTATGCTTATTAGTATGACTGCTTGGGTGCTTCGTTTTGGCCTTTTTGGAATAGGAAATCCGGGAAGTGGGCTGCCATTACTTATCCTTTCTATGATTGTATATGGTATGGCTTTTGATTTTTTCAATATATCAGGTTCTCTTTTTGTGGAGATGGAAACTACTCCGCAGATCAGAGCCAGCGCACAGGGGTTATTTTTTATGATGACCAATGGACTTGGTGCCATTATGGGAGGTTATGCAAGTGGAGCTGTTGTCGACAGATTTACTCAACATGCAATAGTTAATGGCCAATTACAGATTATTGGTCGTGAATGGTCTTCTATCTGGTTTATTTTCTCAGCTTATGCATTAATTATCGGTGTTCTTTTTTCTGTTGTTTTTAAATATAAGAATGGTCATAAAATGGTTAAGCACTAA
- a CDS encoding dihydroorotate dehydrogenase-like protein: MVDLRTEFAGLKLKNPIIISSSGLTNSADKNELLEMAGAGAIVLKSLFEEQIMLKAQQTNESAYYPEGGNFLTEHLNAQHLSEYLKLIQESKKRCSIPIIASINCCTNREWVEFAHKIEYAGADAIELNILSIQASPYYECGEFEKRHIDILRSVKSKVHIPVIVKLGIHLTNPVSLISKLRANGAEGIVLFNRLYQTDIDIKKLEFISGEVLSSASDLTSSLRWIGISSATVCNIDYAASGGVHSAEGAIKSILVGASAAEICSVIYKMGNQCIRPMLQLIEKWMTEKGYENISQFKGLLKAKDVNCANMYERTQFLRYFSERE; this comes from the coding sequence ATGGTCGATTTAAGAACGGAATTTGCGGGATTAAAACTTAAAAATCCCATTATTATCAGCAGTTCGGGACTTACTAACAGTGCCGACAAAAATGAGTTACTTGAAATGGCCGGTGCGGGTGCCATTGTTCTAAAATCACTCTTCGAGGAACAAATAATGCTGAAGGCTCAACAAACCAACGAATCAGCTTATTATCCTGAAGGCGGTAATTTTCTAACCGAGCATTTGAATGCACAACACTTATCAGAATATTTAAAACTTATTCAGGAAAGTAAAAAGCGTTGCTCAATTCCTATTATTGCCAGCATAAATTGCTGTACAAACAGAGAGTGGGTTGAGTTTGCCCATAAAATTGAATATGCAGGAGCTGATGCCATTGAGCTGAATATATTGAGTATTCAAGCATCTCCTTATTATGAATGCGGAGAATTTGAGAAACGGCATATTGACATCTTAAGAAGCGTCAAGAGTAAAGTGCATATCCCGGTCATAGTAAAGCTTGGCATACATCTCACTAATCCTGTTTCATTAATAAGTAAGTTAAGAGCCAACGGAGCTGAGGGTATTGTTTTGTTCAACCGTTTATATCAAACAGATATTGATATAAAAAAGCTAGAATTTATATCGGGCGAAGTATTAAGTTCTGCAAGTGATTTAACTTCTTCATTGCGCTGGATTGGAATTTCATCGGCAACTGTTTGCAATATCGATTATGCAGCTTCGGGAGGAGTTCACAGTGCAGAGGGTGCAATAAAATCTATTCTTGTGGGAGCATCTGCCGCTGAGATTTGTAGCGTTATTTATAAAATGGGGAATCAATGTATACGCCCAATGCTGCAACTCATAGAAAAATGGATGACAGAGAAAGGTTACGAAAATATTTCTCAATTCAAAGGTTTACTAAAAGCTAAAGATGTGAATTGCGCAAACATGTATGAGCGTACGCAATTCCTTCGTTATTTTAGTGAAAGAGAATAA
- a CDS encoding LiaF domain-containing protein — protein sequence MRVQRKNCHSKHIINTIVFAFLLIIAGTAFLGFNLGYIPMPYKNVIFSWPMLIIAWGILSISKSHFWNGSILLIAGAFFIIPNIANACPGLLNIDSANFTHLYWPLLLIAAGLLFLIHRLIPGSHKYHHEKYFEYTKYKDTEEAKMNRKQWKEGKGYFNKQSVFSSGKHIVLDPEFKGGEINTVLGDTTLDLRKTNLPEGDTFLEINTVLGSITIFVPTDWEVKISMEAVIYNFEDKRFDSGEKDKTRRLVIIGNGVLGSGELRN from the coding sequence ATGAGAGTTCAAAGAAAAAATTGTCACAGCAAACACATCATTAATACAATTGTGTTTGCATTTCTGTTAATTATTGCCGGAACAGCTTTCCTGGGATTTAATCTCGGATACATTCCTATGCCTTATAAAAATGTTATCTTTTCGTGGCCAATGCTAATTATTGCCTGGGGCATTCTTTCCATCAGCAAAAGTCATTTTTGGAATGGAAGTATTTTACTTATTGCCGGCGCATTCTTTATTATTCCTAATATTGCAAATGCCTGTCCAGGACTTTTAAATATAGACAGCGCCAACTTTACTCATCTATACTGGCCTTTGCTACTCATTGCAGCAGGTTTGCTTTTTCTCATTCATCGATTAATCCCAGGTTCTCACAAATATCATCATGAAAAGTACTTTGAATATACTAAATACAAAGATACTGAAGAAGCAAAGATGAACAGAAAACAATGGAAAGAGGGAAAAGGATACTTCAATAAACAAAGTGTTTTTTCGAGTGGGAAACATATTGTACTTGATCCAGAATTTAAAGGCGGAGAAATAAATACTGTACTGGGCGACACAACCTTAGATTTACGAAAAACCAATCTTCCAGAAGGAGATACATTTTTAGAAATAAACACTGTATTGGGAAGTATTACTATATTTGTGCCTACAGACTGGGAAGTTAAAATCAGCATGGAAGCCGTTATATACAATTTCGAAGATAAACGTTTCGATTCAGGAGAAAAAGACAAAACAAGACGATTGGTTATTATTGGAAATGGAGTTTTAGGAAGCGGAGAACTAAGAAACTAA
- a CDS encoding putative transporter — translation MEWLDTLFINHSALQAVVVVSLISALGLALGKIHIMGISLGVTFVFFAGILAGHMGLSIDPQMLNYAESFGLVIFVYSLGLQVGPGFFSSFRKGGMQLNMLSLLLIALGTILAVVCHLTTGVSLPDMVGILCGATTNTPALGAAQQTLQQMGLPSSTPALSCAVTYPLGVLGVIIAVLLIRKLFVRKEDITEKDKDNANKTYIAEFQVFNPGIYGKSIKDIAHLSSVKFVISRLWRDNKVTIPTSEKILQKGDRLLVITSEKDVEAMTVLFGEQEHTDWNKDDIDWNAIDSQLISQRIIVTRPEINGKKLGSLRLRNHYGINISRVYRAGVQLLATSELVLQMGDRLTVVGEAAAIQNVEKVLGNAVKSLKEPNLVAVFIGIILGLALGAIPFTIPGISAPVKLGLAGGPIIVGILIGTFGPRLHMVTYTTLSANLMLRGLGLSMYLACLGLDAGAHFFETVVRPEGVLWIGLGFAITFIPVVVTGLIALKVMKVDFGSVSGMLCGSMANPMALNYVNDTIHGDNPSVSYATVYPLSMFLRVIIAQIILMFFL, via the coding sequence ATGGAATGGCTTGACACATTATTTATTAATCACTCTGCACTACAAGCTGTAGTTGTTGTATCACTTATCTCTGCCCTCGGACTTGCTCTGGGAAAAATTCATATTATGGGAATATCCTTAGGAGTAACATTCGTTTTCTTCGCAGGAATCCTAGCCGGACATATGGGGCTTTCCATTGATCCTCAAATGCTTAATTATGCAGAAAGCTTCGGACTTGTAATATTTGTCTATTCTTTAGGGCTTCAAGTTGGCCCCGGTTTCTTCAGTTCGTTCCGAAAAGGCGGCATGCAACTCAACATGTTATCTCTTCTTTTAATAGCACTAGGCACTATATTGGCCGTTGTATGCCATCTCACCACAGGGGTTTCATTGCCCGATATGGTAGGAATCCTGTGCGGAGCAACAACAAACACCCCTGCCCTTGGTGCTGCGCAGCAAACATTGCAACAAATGGGGCTTCCATCAAGCACTCCCGCACTTAGTTGTGCGGTGACTTATCCTTTGGGAGTTTTAGGAGTAATTATAGCTGTCTTACTGATACGGAAGTTATTTGTTCGAAAGGAAGATATAACTGAAAAGGATAAAGATAATGCCAATAAAACATATATTGCTGAATTTCAGGTTTTCAACCCGGGAATATACGGCAAAAGCATTAAAGACATTGCTCATCTAAGTAGTGTTAAGTTTGTTATTTCCCGTCTTTGGAGAGACAATAAGGTAACTATTCCAACCTCTGAAAAGATTTTGCAAAAAGGAGACCGACTGCTTGTTATCACTTCTGAAAAAGATGTGGAGGCAATGACCGTTCTATTTGGAGAACAAGAACATACTGACTGGAACAAAGACGATATAGACTGGAATGCAATTGATAGCCAGCTCATTTCTCAGCGCATAATTGTGACTCGCCCGGAGATAAATGGTAAAAAGCTTGGTTCACTTCGTTTGAGAAATCATTACGGAATAAACATCAGTCGCGTTTATAGGGCTGGAGTACAGCTACTTGCCACTTCTGAACTGGTATTACAAATGGGAGACAGACTAACCGTAGTTGGAGAAGCTGCCGCAATACAGAATGTAGAAAAAGTATTAGGTAATGCGGTTAAAAGTTTGAAAGAGCCAAACCTTGTAGCTGTTTTCATTGGTATCATCCTTGGATTGGCATTGGGAGCTATTCCTTTCACTATTCCTGGAATCAGTGCTCCGGTTAAATTAGGATTGGCAGGCGGACCAATTATTGTAGGTATCCTGATTGGGACCTTTGGTCCACGTCTTCACATGGTTACATACACTACTCTCAGTGCAAACCTGATGCTCCGCGGGCTAGGTCTTTCCATGTACCTGGCTTGTCTGGGTCTGGATGCCGGTGCTCATTTCTTTGAAACAGTAGTTCGCCCAGAGGGAGTTCTTTGGATAGGTTTAGGTTTTGCTATTACCTTTATCCCGGTAGTAGTAACCGGACTAATAGCATTAAAAGTAATGAAGGTGGACTTTGGTTCTGTATCGGGAATGCTATGCGGAAGTATGGCAAACCCCATGGCACTGAATTATGTGAATGATACCATTCATGGTGATAACCCTTCCGTGTCTTACGCAACAGTCTATCCGCTTAGTATGTTTTTAAGAGTAATTATTGCTCAGATTATTCTGATGTTTTTCTTGTAA
- a CDS encoding glycoside hydrolase family 97 protein, whose product MNKRIFIIAICSLCAQIGFAQKLLTVSSPDGNIQTTVSIGDKITYTVTGKHQTVIAPSPISMTLSSGEVWGKNARLDKSSKQIINQTITSPFYKRAQIADQCNELTLRFKKDWGIKFRVYNDGVAYRFINYRKEPFTIQNEEVKYNFTDDFPATVPYVRLDKVTDDTNKEMQFTNSFENTYTTDKLSKLDSRRLMFLPLVVEAGNGMKVCITEADLQSYPGLYLNNAQKDNSLEGFFAPYPKRTEQGGHNMLQFRVKEREDYIAKVNGAREFPWRVAIIASEDKQFAESDMTYKLAAPSKVTDYSWVKPGKVAWDWWNDWNLYNVDFEAGVNNATYKYYIDFASANGVEYVILDEGWAVNLKCDLMQVVPEINIKELVDYAAKKHVGIILWAGYHAFNRDMENVCKHYSELRVKGFKVDFMDRDDQEMVEFNSRAAATCAKYHLILDLHGMYKPAGLNRTYPNILNFEGVHGLEQMKWSPATTNMVKYDVTIPFIRMAAGPLDYTQGAMRNAAQGSYAPINSEPMSQGTRCHQLAMYIILESPFNMLCDNPSNYMRETECLDFITKVPTVWDNTKVLDGKIGEYIITLRRVGETWYLGGLTDWTPRDLTINLSFLGKGNYKATLFKDGKNAHRAGRDYKKEELTVNSSSTQTIHLAPGGGFAMKIEKAN is encoded by the coding sequence ATGAATAAAAGAATCTTCATAATTGCAATCTGTAGTCTTTGTGCACAAATAGGTTTTGCACAAAAACTGTTGACTGTTTCGTCTCCGGATGGAAACATACAAACAACTGTTTCGATTGGAGATAAGATTACTTATACAGTAACCGGCAAACATCAGACAGTTATTGCACCCTCGCCTATATCGATGACATTAAGCTCTGGAGAAGTCTGGGGAAAGAATGCCCGACTTGATAAAAGCAGCAAGCAAATAATTAATCAGACTATCACTTCTCCTTTCTATAAACGTGCACAAATAGCTGATCAGTGCAATGAATTGACCCTTCGCTTCAAAAAGGACTGGGGAATAAAGTTCAGAGTATATAATGATGGCGTTGCTTACCGCTTTATCAACTATCGCAAAGAGCCATTTACTATTCAGAATGAGGAGGTAAAATATAACTTCACCGATGATTTTCCAGCAACAGTTCCTTATGTCCGTTTAGACAAAGTAACAGATGATACAAATAAGGAAATGCAGTTCACCAACTCATTTGAAAACACATATACCACTGACAAATTATCTAAACTGGATAGCAGAAGACTGATGTTTTTGCCTCTTGTTGTTGAGGCTGGCAATGGAATGAAAGTCTGCATTACGGAGGCTGACCTGCAAAGTTATCCGGGACTTTATCTGAATAACGCTCAAAAGGATAATTCCTTGGAAGGATTCTTTGCTCCTTATCCGAAGCGCACAGAACAAGGAGGGCACAACATGCTGCAATTCCGTGTGAAGGAACGCGAAGACTATATCGCAAAAGTGAACGGTGCTCGTGAATTCCCATGGAGGGTAGCCATCATTGCTTCTGAGGATAAACAATTCGCAGAAAGTGATATGACCTACAAACTTGCTGCTCCGTCAAAGGTTACTGATTATTCCTGGGTAAAACCCGGAAAGGTTGCCTGGGACTGGTGGAATGACTGGAATCTTTATAATGTAGATTTCGAAGCCGGAGTAAACAATGCCACATATAAATATTATATTGACTTTGCGTCGGCCAACGGAGTGGAATATGTTATTCTGGATGAAGGTTGGGCTGTAAATCTGAAATGTGATTTAATGCAGGTTGTGCCTGAGATTAATATTAAGGAGTTAGTAGATTATGCAGCAAAGAAACATGTTGGCATAATTCTTTGGGCAGGATATCATGCTTTTAACCGTGATATGGAGAATGTGTGCAAACACTATTCTGAGCTAAGAGTAAAAGGGTTTAAGGTAGACTTTATGGATCGCGATGATCAGGAAATGGTGGAATTTAATTCCCGTGCAGCAGCTACTTGTGCCAAATATCATTTGATACTCGACCTTCACGGAATGTATAAACCTGCCGGGCTGAATCGCACCTATCCCAATATACTTAACTTTGAAGGAGTTCACGGACTGGAACAAATGAAATGGTCTCCTGCCACAACAAATATGGTGAAGTATGATGTGACCATACCTTTTATTCGTATGGCTGCCGGACCACTTGATTATACCCAGGGAGCAATGCGCAATGCCGCACAAGGCAGTTATGCTCCTATTAATTCTGAGCCTATGAGTCAGGGAACACGTTGCCATCAACTGGCTATGTATATTATTCTGGAATCACCTTTTAATATGCTATGCGATAATCCTTCAAACTATATGCGTGAAACAGAATGTCTGGACTTCATTACCAAAGTTCCTACCGTGTGGGATAACACAAAAGTATTAGACGGCAAAATCGGAGAATACATAATTACTCTGAGACGTGTAGGAGAAACCTGGTACCTGGGCGGATTAACAGACTGGACACCACGAGACCTCACCATTAATCTCTCTTTCTTAGGAAAAGGAAATTATAAAGCAACTCTCTTTAAGGACGGCAAAAACGCACATCGTGCCGGTCGCGATTATAAAAAAGAGGAATTAACTGTCAACTCTTCCTCTACACAAACCATTCATCTGGCTCCAGGCGGAGGGTTTGCCATGAAAATTGAGAAAGCAAATTAA
- a CDS encoding DUF4494 domain-containing protein, with translation MMHTWFECKIRYDKVAENGMNKKVTEPYLVDALSFTEAEARIIEEITPFISGEFTVADIKRANYSELFEDEAGDRWFKCKLQFITLDEKSGAEKKVSTQVLVQAGDLREAVKNLDEGMKGTMADYVIASVAETAIMDVYPYASEPNDKPEFPQAGENQ, from the coding sequence ATGATGCACACTTGGTTTGAATGCAAAATTCGCTATGATAAAGTAGCTGAAAACGGAATGAACAAGAAAGTTACAGAGCCATATTTAGTAGATGCTTTAAGTTTTACTGAAGCCGAAGCACGAATCATTGAAGAAATTACTCCTTTTATTTCCGGAGAATTTACCGTGGCCGATATTAAACGTGCTAACTACAGCGAACTTTTTGAAGATGAGGCAGGCGACCGTTGGTTTAAATGTAAATTACAGTTCATCACACTCGATGAAAAAAGCGGTGCTGAAAAAAAAGTATCTACTCAAGTACTGGTTCAGGCAGGAGATCTTCGCGAAGCAGTTAAAAACCTTGATGAAGGAATGAAAGGAACAATGGCCGATTACGTAATTGCATCTGTTGCTGAAACTGCAATTATGGACGTATACCCTTATGCATCCGAACCTAATGATAAGCCCGAATTCCCACAAGCAGGAGAAAATCAATAA